A region of Helicobacter sp. 12S02232-10 DNA encodes the following proteins:
- a CDS encoding outer membrane family protein, translated as MNKIFNKILFFMCVNLLPLFGFDMKVTGQASTFSKIGFDAKKYDPNKGIYPTETYATMMGELDLEMNLAKGLNIMVGGMVNGIVYDSTIWQGDGPLATEYIGYWAGHSGQTLQSPRFAMIHNAYISYDYEGIFGIKAGRYETQGYDWFSAFNQGVEAYAKYYDTKVWILYSDARASAYNDWFWPYGRYYTSGAPLMAGGIQYSKNGLSISPYIYYIPENMSAPGFNITYDTNPHFKQEGFRSKTTIVALFPMYERINPTSRDTIVFGQLLGKNAQTLFIRQQFDINNYSFGAILYKNFGNANGKIGIYGDPITYNVWTGSVYDSGPSLSNMIGKDALSGFLYFGSQILNFKWQLLGRLTSSPRANEQSLALYLNYTFSEHIDTGIKIEYFRDVTHKGYYIGNGPILQNDNISDRSHAMVHITYSF; from the coding sequence ATGAATAAAATTTTTAATAAAATCTTATTTTTTATGTGCGTAAATCTGCTTCCTCTTTTTGGTTTTGATATGAAAGTGACAGGACAAGCAAGCACTTTTTCAAAAATAGGCTTTGATGCCAAAAAATATGATCCAAATAAGGGTATTTATCCTACTGAAACTTATGCAACAATGATGGGTGAGCTTGATTTAGAAATGAATCTTGCCAAAGGTTTAAACATAATGGTTGGCGGAATGGTCAATGGCATTGTTTATGATTCTACAATTTGGCAGGGAGATGGTCCCCTTGCTACCGAATACATAGGTTATTGGGCAGGACATAGTGGTCAAACACTCCAATCCCCGAGATTTGCTATGATTCATAATGCCTATATCAGCTATGATTATGAAGGCATTTTTGGTATCAAAGCCGGAAGATATGAAACTCAAGGTTATGACTGGTTTAGTGCATTCAACCAAGGCGTGGAAGCGTATGCAAAATATTATGACACAAAAGTCTGGATACTCTATTCTGATGCTCGCGCTTCTGCTTATAATGACTGGTTCTGGCCTTATGGCAGATATTACACAAGTGGCGCTCCATTAATGGCAGGAGGCATTCAATACTCAAAAAATGGATTGAGTATTTCCCCCTATATTTATTATATTCCTGAAAATATGAGTGCTCCAGGTTTTAATATTACTTATGATACAAACCCTCATTTTAAGCAAGAAGGTTTCCGTTCAAAAACTACTATTGTCGCCCTTTTCCCAATGTATGAAAGAATAAATCCAACATCAAGAGATACTATAGTGTTTGGACAGCTACTCGGAAAAAATGCACAAACTTTATTCATCAGACAACAATTTGATATCAATAATTATAGTTTTGGAGCAATTCTTTATAAAAATTTTGGAAATGCCAACGGAAAAATAGGAATTTATGGAGATCCAATTACTTACAATGTTTGGACAGGCAGCGTTTATGATTCCGGACCCTCTCTTTCAAATATGATAGGCAAAGATGCCTTGAGTGGATTTTTGTATTTTGGCTCTCAAATTTTAAATTTTAAATGGCAGCTGCTTGGAAGACTTACTTCTAGTCCAAGAGCAAATGAACAAAGTCTTGCGCTTTATCTGAACTATACTTTCAGTGAGCATATAGATACTGGAATAAAAATCGAATATTTTAGGGATGTTACGCATAAAGGTTACTACATCGGAAATGGACCGATTCTTCAAAATGATAATATTTCAGATAGAAGCCACGCAATGGTGCATATTACCTATAGCTTTTAA
- a CDS encoding outer membrane family protein, whose protein sequence is MKKLYFHFVLFAFIGVSSLYAFDYTVSGKAESFSKIGFNNTPINSTEGKYPTDSFVTVVGALQVDMNLLPKSTTSHRLTGGIGGMIGGLAYDSTRNLIDTATGQRFGSVIFNYIGYWAQYNGTAPWQSPDYNVGMTQNTRTYVIYNAYLDYDYEGVFGIKGGRYESGADFMSGFTEGFELYAKFSKFKLWWFSSYGRAFAYDEWLYDFYAPKTYTTPEGKTINLGIHAFKGTYRHNGFSVSPFIYFSPKTYTAPSIQFDYDTNPNFEGIGFRSQTTVIGLFAIFDPRVYDVNRYGNPTGKNGQTLLIKQRFDIDNYNIGGGIYKNFGNANAQVGTYGNPVGIDFWTASAYDIGASISDMMGEDALTGFIYGGGVHGDFRWGILGRLTTSKRSNEQSIAANIAYDFTRYVSAGLKLEYFNDLTKAGYKVGDTGRVPGQPQNISDRSHMMTFIRTKF, encoded by the coding sequence ATGAAAAAATTATATTTTCATTTTGTTCTATTTGCTTTTATTGGGGTTTCTTCGCTTTACGCTTTTGATTACACAGTGAGTGGTAAAGCCGAATCTTTTTCGAAAATTGGTTTTAATAATACACCCATAAACTCAACAGAAGGCAAATATCCTACAGATAGTTTTGTAACCGTTGTGGGAGCACTGCAAGTTGATATGAATCTGCTCCCAAAATCAACAACATCTCATCGACTTACCGGAGGAATCGGGGGAATGATTGGAGGATTAGCTTATGATTCAACAAGAAATCTTATAGATACAGCAACGGGGCAACGCTTTGGATCGGTTATTTTTAACTATATTGGATATTGGGCGCAATACAATGGAACAGCACCTTGGCAAAGCCCTGATTATAATGTCGGAATGACTCAAAATACAAGAACTTATGTGATTTACAACGCCTATTTAGATTATGATTATGAAGGAGTTTTTGGAATCAAAGGCGGGCGCTATGAATCAGGTGCTGATTTTATGAGTGGTTTTACTGAGGGTTTTGAGCTTTATGCCAAGTTTTCAAAATTTAAACTTTGGTGGTTTAGTTCCTATGGAAGAGCTTTTGCCTATGATGAATGGCTTTATGATTTTTATGCCCCAAAAACCTATACTACCCCCGAAGGAAAAACAATTAACCTAGGGATTCACGCCTTTAAGGGAACCTATAGACACAACGGATTCAGCGTATCTCCGTTTATCTATTTTTCTCCAAAAACCTATACTGCCCCAAGCATTCAATTTGATTATGACACCAATCCAAATTTTGAAGGAATCGGATTTCGTTCTCAGACAACTGTAATTGGTCTTTTTGCCATTTTTGATCCAAGGGTTTATGATGTCAATCGATATGGCAATCCTACCGGAAAAAATGGTCAAACTCTTCTTATCAAACAAAGATTTGATATCGATAATTACAATATTGGAGGAGGTATTTATAAAAACTTCGGTAATGCCAACGCCCAAGTCGGAACCTATGGAAACCCTGTCGGGATTGACTTTTGGACTGCAAGTGCTTATGACATCGGTGCTTCTATCAGTGATATGATGGGTGAAGATGCTCTTACGGGATTTATCTATGGTGGCGGAGTGCACGGAGATTTTAGATGGGGGATCTTAGGGAGACTCACAACAAGCAAAAGAAGTAATGAACAAAGCATAGCTGCTAATATTGCTTATGATTTTACTCGATATGTCTCAGCAGGACTCAAATTAGAATATTTCAACGATCTTACAAAAGCTGGATATAAAGTTGGTGATACAGGTAGAGTTCCAGGTCAGCCTCAAAATATTTCAGACAGAAGCCATATGATGACTTTTATCCGAACAAAATTTTAA
- a CDS encoding 3-oxoacid CoA-transferase subunit B, which produces MSARELIIKRAAKEVKSNMNINLGIGMPTLVANNLPQGVKNVMFQSENGMLGIGPYPLANEVDPDLINAGKETVTSIKGASYFNSAESFGMIRGGHIDLAILGGMEVSENGDLANWMIPKKLVKGMGGAMDLVHGAKKVVVIMEHTNKNGESKVKPKCDLPLTGCGVVNLLITDLGVFEFIDYEMRLIELQEGVNLEELKSKTLANFKICL; this is translated from the coding sequence ATGTCTGCTAGAGAACTTATTATTAAACGTGCTGCTAAAGAAGTCAAAAGCAATATGAATATCAATCTGGGAATCGGGATGCCCACTTTGGTGGCAAATAATTTGCCTCAAGGGGTTAAAAATGTGATGTTTCAATCAGAAAACGGTATGCTTGGTATCGGACCCTACCCGCTTGCAAACGAAGTAGATCCTGATCTAATCAATGCAGGGAAAGAAACTGTAACCTCTATAAAAGGTGCAAGTTATTTTAACAGTGCTGAATCTTTTGGAATGATTCGAGGCGGACATATTGACTTAGCAATCTTAGGGGGTATGGAGGTTTCTGAAAATGGGGATTTAGCTAATTGGATGATTCCTAAAAAACTTGTTAAAGGAATGGGTGGCGCAATGGATCTAGTTCATGGAGCTAAAAAAGTTGTCGTCATTATGGAACACACCAATAAAAATGGAGAAAGCAAAGTTAAGCCTAAATGTGATTTGCCTCTTACAGGTTGTGGTGTCGTCAATTTATTGATTACCGATCTTGGAGTTTTTGAATTTATAGATTATGAAATGAGGCTCATCGAACTCCAAGAAGGCGTAAATCTTGAAGAGCTTAAAAGCAAAACTTTGGCAAATTTTAAGATTTGTCTTTAA
- a CDS encoding NAD(P)/FAD-dependent oxidoreductase has product MKQAKILLLGAGYGCLSVLKNLQENTLKQAKFTLINNNAYHYHTILLHEVSSGAKNQSTCYDLKEILPKEVGLIVDEVLSIEETKVITKNGTYDYDYLIIGLGFQSDSFGIKGIEEYSLSITSFSSALHIKNHIQKRLETYLQKKDKNDLKFIVCGGGFTGIEFSASLAQELHKKAKILGINPSDIEIFCVEAMPHILPMFDQNMSKIACQRLENLGIKVLENSKILECFQDGILIQNQDENKKIIANTIIWSAGVKGSSVIQNSPYFQSERSKIKIDHFLHPLQELPNKNKIFVVGDCGALQDPVTNRFYPPTAQIATREGKYLSEAIEAILSDKDFDKPFTFASGNSVCSLGKNYALGTLENKNIFGFKAYILKRIIENIWNLKIKGFSSLFKKD; this is encoded by the coding sequence ATGAAACAGGCAAAGATTCTTCTTTTGGGCGCAGGTTACGGCTGTTTGAGTGTTTTAAAAAATCTTCAAGAAAATACTTTGAAGCAAGCTAAATTCACTTTAATCAATAATAATGCCTATCATTATCATACAATATTATTGCACGAAGTCAGTTCAGGGGCAAAAAATCAAAGCACCTGCTATGATCTTAAAGAAATTCTTCCCAAAGAAGTGGGACTGATTGTCGATGAAGTCTTATCCATAGAAGAGACTAAAGTAATTACAAAAAATGGAACTTATGATTATGACTATCTGATTATAGGTTTGGGATTTCAATCTGATTCTTTCGGGATCAAGGGCATAGAAGAATACTCTTTAAGCATCACTTCTTTTTCAAGTGCATTGCATATCAAAAATCATATTCAAAAAAGACTTGAAACCTATCTTCAAAAAAAAGATAAAAATGACCTTAAATTCATTGTTTGCGGAGGAGGCTTTACAGGGATCGAATTCAGTGCTTCTTTAGCTCAAGAACTACATAAAAAAGCAAAAATTTTAGGTATCAATCCGAGTGATATAGAAATTTTTTGTGTTGAAGCAATGCCTCACATTCTTCCTATGTTTGACCAAAATATGAGCAAAATCGCATGCCAAAGACTTGAAAACTTAGGCATCAAAGTATTGGAAAATTCTAAAATTTTAGAATGTTTTCAAGATGGAATTTTGATACAAAATCAAGATGAAAATAAAAAAATCATTGCAAATACAATTATTTGGAGCGCAGGAGTAAAAGGTTCTAGCGTAATCCAAAATTCACCTTATTTTCAAAGCGAACGTAGCAAAATAAAAATCGATCATTTTTTACATCCCCTCCAAGAATTGCCTAATAAAAATAAAATATTTGTAGTCGGAGATTGCGGAGCACTTCAAGATCCCGTTACAAATCGATTTTATCCCCCAACTGCCCAAATTGCAACTAGAGAAGGAAAATATCTCAGCGAAGCCATTGAAGCAATACTTTCTGACAAAGATTTTGACAAACCTTTTACTTTTGCCTCTGGAAATAGTGTTTGTTCTTTGGGAAAAAATTATGCTTTAGGCACACTAGAAAATAAAAATATTTTTGGTTTTAAAGCATATATCCTCAAAAGAATCATCGAAAATATATGGAATCTCAAAATAAAGGGATTTTCAAGCCTATTTAAAAAAGACTGA
- a CDS encoding acetyl-CoA C-acetyltransferase, whose product MKEIVIVAAKRSAIGSFGGSLKDISATDLATQVLKATLKDINLAAQEIDEVILGQVLQAGSGQNTARQVAIKAGLNQSVSAFTINKVCGSGLKSVALAYQSILIGDNDLVVAGGVENMSQSPYLLKKARFGYKMGNSELIDSMISDGLWCAINDYHMGQTAENLCKCYDITRQEQDEFALKSQQKALKASQSGRFKDEIIPIEIPDKKGVKIFENDEFIRKDASIESLEKLKPAFAKDGSVTAGNSSGINDGAAIVILCSKEKAQKLGLKPLVSIQGFATAGVDPSIMGIGPIEASKKVLHKTGLNLDQIDLIEANEAFGAQSLAVAKDLNFNPDKLNVNGGAIALGHPIGASGARILVTLIHEMLKRKSVYGLATLCIGGGQGIASIVKSCQS is encoded by the coding sequence ATGAAAGAAATTGTGATTGTGGCAGCCAAAAGGTCAGCTATCGGAAGTTTTGGTGGAAGCTTAAAGGATATTTCGGCTACAGATTTAGCAACGCAGGTTTTAAAAGCGACACTTAAAGACATAAATCTAGCTGCACAAGAAATAGACGAAGTCATTTTAGGTCAAGTATTACAAGCTGGAAGTGGTCAAAACACTGCCAGACAAGTTGCCATCAAAGCAGGATTGAATCAAAGTGTTTCAGCTTTCACAATCAATAAAGTTTGTGGTTCGGGATTAAAATCCGTTGCCCTAGCCTATCAATCCATTTTAATTGGTGATAATGACTTGGTTGTAGCTGGAGGGGTTGAAAATATGAGCCAATCCCCATATTTGCTTAAAAAAGCCCGCTTTGGCTATAAAATGGGTAATTCAGAACTCATAGATTCTATGATCTCAGATGGTTTGTGGTGTGCAATCAATGATTATCATATGGGACAAACAGCTGAAAATCTATGCAAATGCTATGACATTACTCGCCAAGAACAAGACGAATTTGCACTTAAATCCCAACAAAAAGCTCTCAAAGCTAGTCAATCAGGAAGATTTAAAGATGAAATTATCCCCATTGAAATTCCAGATAAAAAAGGCGTAAAGATTTTTGAAAATGATGAATTTATTCGAAAAGATGCCTCAATAGAATCTTTAGAAAAACTCAAACCTGCTTTTGCAAAAGATGGTAGTGTAACAGCAGGAAATTCTTCAGGAATCAACGATGGAGCAGCCATTGTTATTTTATGCAGCAAAGAAAAAGCTCAAAAACTAGGACTCAAACCTTTAGTTAGCATTCAAGGATTTGCAACTGCAGGAGTTGATCCTAGCATTATGGGCATAGGTCCTATAGAAGCAAGTAAGAAAGTTTTACATAAAACAGGATTAAATTTAGATCAGATCGATCTCATTGAGGCAAATGAAGCGTTTGGGGCTCAGAGTCTTGCTGTTGCAAAAGATTTGAATTTTAATCCCGATAAACTCAACGTCAATGGAGGTGCAATTGCGTTAGGACATCCTATAGGTGCAAGTGGCGCAAGAATCCTTGTAACCCTGATTCACGAAATGCTTAAACGAAAGTCTGTCTATGGACTTGCAACGCTCTGTATTGGTGGCGGACAAGGAATTGCAAGTATTGTAAAATCTTGTCAATCGTAA
- a CDS encoding outer membrane family protein: MKILTKNLLITGILISFGYAFDYKVSGQFQNSSKFGFNNDKINQDTGKYPTDSFSVVTAILGVDMNLGYGFYAGLAGAVGGMVFDNTKFQRTVNGEVLNPQGLAWNYFGFWPGPDYRSEISARTARDYLVQNAFIAYKYEQYIEIKAGRFNIPGDWLSGYIQGVSLQSYAIPHTRIWAFTTNRRATLGGKWLKDFKYMNQNIPVDNGRGFYVYALGADFKYKNFNIHPYIYAQDSRFIAPGFHFTYDTNPNFKLEGFRSKTEIIFLDMRHIGPALSKSSAYNNYDIFLYPGRQVAGKGGQSLLIKQTFEINNYNVGAMLYKNFGNPNEFLTPYGDPTGFDNYDNSVYDSAAWNDVFRRDAINGFLFLGAKYNRLGWQFLARYTDSPRAREEAVSIGVDYKFPLNFTAGFKVEYYSNTTFKGYTLGYSNNKPKPLEQNVTQDRSFISTYIQHNF; the protein is encoded by the coding sequence ATGAAAATTTTGACAAAGAACTTACTAATAACAGGAATACTTATCTCTTTTGGCTATGCATTTGATTATAAAGTTAGCGGACAATTCCAAAATTCATCAAAATTTGGCTTCAATAACGATAAAATCAATCAAGATACAGGAAAATACCCAACGGATTCTTTTTCTGTTGTAACTGCCATCTTGGGAGTAGATATGAATCTTGGATACGGTTTTTATGCAGGATTGGCAGGTGCAGTGGGAGGTATGGTCTTTGACAATACTAAATTTCAAAGAACAGTAAATGGGGAAGTATTAAACCCTCAAGGATTGGCTTGGAATTATTTTGGTTTTTGGCCAGGACCTGATTACAGATCAGAAATATCAGCTCGAACTGCAAGGGATTATTTGGTTCAAAATGCCTTTATTGCCTATAAATACGAACAATATATTGAGATTAAAGCCGGAAGATTTAACATTCCTGGAGACTGGCTCAGCGGATATATTCAAGGGGTATCGCTTCAATCCTATGCAATTCCCCATACTCGAATTTGGGCTTTTACCACCAATCGCCGAGCAACCTTAGGGGGGAAATGGCTTAAAGATTTTAAATATATGAATCAAAACATACCCGTAGATAATGGCAGAGGCTTCTACGTATATGCACTAGGAGCAGATTTTAAATATAAAAACTTTAATATTCACCCCTATATTTATGCTCAAGATTCCCGTTTTATTGCACCAGGATTTCATTTCACCTATGATACAAATCCAAATTTTAAACTTGAGGGCTTTCGATCAAAAACTGAAATTATATTTTTAGATATGCGCCACATCGGTCCGGCGCTAAGCAAATCTAGTGCTTATAATAATTACGATATATTTTTATATCCAGGTCGCCAAGTTGCTGGAAAAGGCGGACAAAGCTTACTTATCAAGCAAACTTTTGAAATCAATAATTACAATGTTGGTGCAATGCTTTATAAAAATTTCGGGAATCCAAATGAATTTTTGACTCCCTATGGAGATCCGACCGGATTTGACAATTACGATAATAGTGTTTATGATAGCGCAGCTTGGAATGATGTATTTCGCCGAGATGCTATCAATGGATTTTTATTTTTGGGGGCGAAATATAATCGCTTAGGCTGGCAATTTTTAGCTCGCTATACCGATAGCCCCAGAGCAAGAGAGGAAGCAGTTTCGATAGGTGTCGATTATAAATTTCCGCTCAATTTTACTGCCGGCTTCAAAGTAGAATACTATAGCAACACAACATTTAAAGGTTATACCCTTGGTTATAGCAATAATAAACCAAAGCCTCTAGAGCAAAATGTCACTCAAGATCGAAGCTTTATATCCACTTATATTCAACATAATTTCTAA
- a CDS encoding outer membrane family protein, with amino-acid sequence MFIKKRIFLFFLFAKIVFGLDYNFSGNIANYSKFGLNHSVINETTGQYPTDSFSVLYALANLDIVTKNHFNMGVGFAFGGIIYDSTKYDRDVEGKLVNPNGLAYKYLGYYQGFYAQRKATALNTKNYYFSNLYAGYENSFFSFKIGRFLFRNTDWLTGNQEGAEIHFKTDHIDIWGVMTHKKASLGGKWLKDFKYINSSKMPTFVTGVKMKFQKFIFNPYVQSQPNLYLMSGFNLSYATSFNLWGTPINSETSLLSFYIHHTPMAQNRISVYDNGEIPVFGQITVPTLHGYKGRRVGKGGENFLIKQVFKISQNDLKHHFGFQIYKNFGNSNEFVGGYGNPLGIDLNDSTIYDRGTANNAIFADNAFNNIVFYGIKYQKFDMNVVNRYTTSSRSNEESFSLNMDYLFANKLSLGINFTYFDDITKKGYQVYQTYLEHNIKEDRSYISTYIKHTF; translated from the coding sequence ATGTTTATAAAAAAACGAATTTTTCTATTTTTTTTATTTGCAAAAATCGTATTTGGTCTTGATTATAATTTTTCTGGGAATATAGCAAATTATTCCAAATTTGGACTCAACCATTCCGTAATCAATGAAACAACAGGACAATATCCCACCGATAGTTTCTCTGTTTTATATGCTTTAGCCAATCTTGATATAGTAACCAAAAACCATTTCAATATGGGAGTTGGTTTTGCATTCGGAGGCATTATTTATGATTCCACAAAATATGATCGCGATGTAGAAGGAAAGCTTGTTAATCCAAACGGATTGGCATATAAATATCTTGGTTATTATCAAGGTTTTTATGCTCAACGAAAAGCCACCGCACTCAATACCAAAAACTATTATTTTTCAAACTTATATGCCGGATATGAAAATAGTTTTTTTAGTTTTAAAATCGGACGATTTTTGTTTAGAAATACCGACTGGCTTACAGGAAATCAAGAGGGAGCAGAAATTCATTTTAAAACTGATCATATCGATATATGGGGAGTAATGACGCATAAAAAAGCTTCTTTAGGAGGAAAATGGCTCAAAGATTTCAAATATATCAATTCTTCCAAAATGCCTACATTTGTTACAGGGGTTAAGATGAAATTTCAAAAATTTATCTTCAATCCATATGTCCAATCCCAACCCAACCTTTATCTTATGTCGGGGTTTAATCTAAGCTATGCAACAAGTTTTAATCTTTGGGGAACTCCCATCAATTCTGAAACAAGTTTGTTGAGTTTTTACATTCACCATACACCTATGGCTCAAAATCGAATTTCTGTTTATGACAACGGAGAAATACCTGTATTTGGACAAATTACCGTTCCCACGCTTCACGGCTACAAAGGGAGACGCGTGGGCAAAGGTGGAGAAAATTTTTTAATCAAACAAGTTTTTAAAATTTCTCAAAACGATCTTAAGCATCATTTTGGTTTTCAAATCTATAAAAACTTTGGGAATTCAAACGAATTTGTAGGTGGCTATGGAAACCCATTAGGGATAGATTTGAATGACAGCACCATTTATGATAGAGGAACGGCCAATAATGCCATCTTTGCCGATAATGCATTTAACAATATCGTGTTTTATGGAATTAAATACCAAAAATTTGATATGAATGTTGTTAATCGCTATACTACAAGTTCAAGAAGCAATGAAGAAAGTTTTTCTTTGAATATGGACTATCTTTTTGCAAATAAATTAAGTTTAGGGATTAACTTCACCTATTTCGATGACATTACCAAAAAAGGCTATCAGGTTTATCAAACGTATTTAGAGCATAATATTAAAGAAGACAGAAGTTATATTTCGACCTATATCAAACATACATTTTAA
- a CDS encoding outer membrane family protein, producing the protein MLRKNIKHLVASMLMMTSVYGFDYKVSGSAINFSKFGFNNSRIDAMKGQYPTESFVNITGTLQVDAQLADGLSAGIGGAVGGQVYDSTKFAKNVNGGLASPYGLGYEYMGEWNGWFPDYYTNATARNAKNYIIYNAYLDYKYNDMFHIIVGRYKSDMDWFYQYTEGAKATLKLSDFTFYAFTSWGRGIADGQWLYNFYREKYYGVHALGVTYNHKGLTAEPFVWFSPETFTAPGVKFIYDTDPNFEGKGFRSKTTVIGMYVYQANNDKYGRYAPARYNTWDPYLDGGKWKGLQGPGGGTILIKQRFDLNNYNFGGGLYINIGNPNPNIGTYGNPIGIEQWTDSIYNIGYAGINNITAADAFTAFLRGGASYGQFSWDIVGRVTTAPRANEQSLALYLDYQFTNHIQAGIKLEWFDSTTKAGYNPGAGYLDRDGSVINPATGVADKAAGSFGIAKNITQDRSHIMTHISYSF; encoded by the coding sequence ATGCTAAGAAAGAATATAAAACATCTGGTTGCTTCAATGCTGATGATGACCAGCGTGTATGGTTTTGATTACAAGGTCAGCGGGAGTGCAATCAATTTTTCAAAATTTGGCTTCAATAACAGCAGGATTGACGCAATGAAAGGACAATACCCCACAGAAAGTTTTGTAAATATCACCGGAACACTTCAAGTAGATGCACAACTTGCAGATGGCTTAAGTGCAGGAATTGGTGGAGCAGTCGGCGGGCAAGTATATGACTCAACCAAATTCGCAAAAAATGTCAATGGGGGTCTTGCAAGTCCTTATGGTTTGGGATATGAATATATGGGGGAATGGAACGGATGGTTCCCCGACTATTACACAAATGCCACAGCCCGCAATGCAAAAAACTACATTATTTATAATGCCTATTTAGACTACAAATACAACGATATGTTTCATATTATCGTAGGACGATATAAATCAGATATGGATTGGTTTTACCAATATACAGAAGGTGCCAAAGCAACGCTCAAATTATCTGACTTTACATTCTATGCTTTCACTTCTTGGGGAAGAGGAATAGCAGATGGCCAGTGGCTCTATAATTTTTATCGAGAAAAATACTACGGAGTCCATGCTTTAGGAGTTACTTACAATCATAAAGGTCTCACTGCCGAACCTTTTGTATGGTTCTCTCCTGAAACCTTTACAGCTCCAGGTGTTAAATTTATTTATGATACAGATCCAAACTTTGAAGGAAAGGGTTTCCGATCAAAAACTACAGTTATTGGAATGTATGTCTATCAGGCCAATAATGATAAATACGGCAGATACGCTCCCGCAAGATACAATACTTGGGATCCCTACCTTGATGGTGGAAAATGGAAGGGATTACAAGGACCTGGCGGAGGAACCATTCTTATCAAACAACGTTTTGACCTCAATAACTACAATTTTGGCGGGGGTCTATACATCAATATAGGGAATCCTAACCCCAACATAGGAACTTATGGAAACCCAATCGGTATTGAACAATGGACAGATAGTATTTACAATATCGGTTATGCTGGTATAAACAACATTACCGCCGCTGATGCTTTTACCGCATTTTTAAGAGGTGGGGCAAGCTATGGACAATTCAGCTGGGATATTGTCGGGAGAGTAACAACTGCTCCTAGAGCCAATGAACAAAGTTTAGCGCTTTATTTAGATTACCAATTCACCAATCATATCCAAGCAGGCATAAAACTAGAGTGGTTTGATTCAACTACAAAAGCAGGATACAATCCTGGAGCAGGCTATCTTGATAGAGATGGAAGCGTTATCAATCCCGCTACTGGTGTCGCTGATAAAGCAGCGGGAAGTTTTGGAATCGCAAAAAATATCACACAAGACAGAAGCCATATTATGACCCATATCAGCTATAGTTTCTGA
- a CDS encoding CoA transferase subunit A, translated as MSKVIHSLSEAFKTLKDGDTLLVGGFGLCGIPEKCIQEIKNRGTKNLTIVSNNCGIDDFGLGILLANRQIKKIIASYVGENKTFEAQFINGEIEVVLTPQGTLAEQLRAGGAGIPAFYTPAGVGTLVAQGKETREFNGKKYLLEHAITGDFGIIKAQKADTYGNLIFNKTARNFNPLCATAGKITIAEVEEIVELGELKPDEIHLSGIYVQHIYQGQNYEKRIEKITTREA; from the coding sequence ATGAGTAAAGTTATTCACTCTCTCTCAGAAGCTTTCAAAACTCTAAAAGATGGGGATACACTATTGGTCGGAGGTTTTGGATTATGTGGAATACCCGAAAAATGTATTCAAGAAATTAAAAATAGAGGGACTAAAAATCTCACCATCGTAAGCAATAATTGCGGTATCGATGATTTTGGTCTTGGTATTTTGCTCGCAAACAGACAAATTAAAAAAATCATTGCTTCTTATGTTGGAGAAAATAAAACCTTTGAGGCTCAATTTATCAATGGCGAAATTGAAGTTGTCCTAACACCTCAAGGCACACTGGCAGAACAACTCAGAGCAGGAGGAGCAGGAATCCCTGCGTTTTACACTCCTGCAGGCGTAGGCACTTTGGTCGCACAAGGCAAAGAAACAAGAGAATTCAATGGTAAAAAATATCTTTTAGAACACGCAATTACTGGAGATTTTGGAATTATTAAAGCTCAAAAAGCTGACACTTATGGGAACTTGATTTTTAACAAAACTGCTAGAAATTTCAATCCCTTATGTGCAACTGCAGGAAAAATTACCATAGCCGAAGTTGAAGAAATTGTCGAACTTGGAGAGCTTAAACCTGATGAAATTCATTTGAGCGGAATTTATGTGCAACATATTTATCAAGGTCAAAATTACGAAAAACGAATCGAAAAAATTACTACAAGGGAGGCTTAA